A region from the Bdellovibrionales bacterium genome encodes:
- a CDS encoding biopolymer transporter ExbD yields MRKANSFKKSKSHSGEHSGHNLTSLVDCFAIILVYLLLATSFGEIDLDMPNGMVLPKASQAQALTNSLVILVNKNQSYQISGRTIALQELGEELKKLSDLQTDNPDKKAIVIQADRQLT; encoded by the coding sequence ATGAGAAAAGCCAATTCGTTTAAGAAATCTAAGTCCCACTCTGGAGAACACAGCGGACACAACTTGACCTCATTGGTTGATTGTTTCGCCATTATTCTGGTTTATTTGCTATTGGCGACCTCATTTGGCGAAATCGATCTCGATATGCCAAACGGAATGGTCCTTCCAAAGGCCAGTCAAGCACAGGCCCTGACGAATTCGCTCGTTATTCTTGTTAACAAAAATCAATCCTACCAAATCTCAGGAAGAACGATCGCTCTCCAAGAATTGGGAGAAGAGTTAAAGAAGCTCTCAGACTTACAAACCGACAACCCCGACAAAAAGGCCATCGTCATTCAAGCTGACCGTCAACTGACCTAA
- a CDS encoding biopolymer transporter ExbD, protein MFSRNKKKSHASAEVNLVPFIDLLSVCISFLLFTAVWLQAGVMSSKQGLGTEAQSQDENPKSMWVELESKDSILVSTHGLKVNDKKKRITFDDLADYAGSKKMENPELRTAIVFPQTNSSYEDLIQAMNFLKKAEFVDIGIAPL, encoded by the coding sequence ATGTTTTCCCGTAACAAGAAAAAATCTCATGCTTCCGCTGAAGTCAATCTTGTCCCGTTTATCGACCTGCTGTCTGTATGCATCAGCTTTTTGCTCTTCACTGCTGTTTGGCTTCAAGCAGGGGTCATGTCCTCCAAGCAGGGTTTAGGTACTGAAGCTCAATCTCAAGATGAAAATCCAAAATCAATGTGGGTGGAACTGGAATCCAAGGACAGTATTCTAGTTTCGACCCACGGTCTTAAAGTTAATGATAAAAAGAAGCGTATCACTTTTGACGATCTTGCTGATTACGCGGGATCCAAAAAGATGGAAAACCCAGAACTCCGAACGGCCATTGTATTTCCACAAACAAACTCTAGTTACGAAGATCTGATTCAAGCGATGAATTTCTTAAAGAAGGCCGAATTTGTCGACATCGGCATTGCTCCTTTATAA
- a CDS encoding MotA/TolQ/ExbB proton channel family protein: MFTYISEAFTHGGIWMYAILGVHIFSIAIIIERAYFLYLRRSPGQKKLARHFEDDIKKGQIDQALSKARNISQSNALGSVAVAGIQSAINLGGKDEIHAKMEEVLSSENAKLEKRTSLLSMIGNVSTLIGLLGTITGMIKSFSAVSLANGAEKATILSTGISEAMNCTAYGLVVAIPALVMYSVLSNRTNELQEDLNQASTKVLNWLCYSFENVPRAKRKSI; encoded by the coding sequence ATGTTTACGTATATTTCAGAGGCTTTCACTCATGGCGGAATTTGGATGTATGCCATTTTGGGCGTGCACATATTTTCCATTGCTATCATTATCGAGAGAGCTTATTTCTTGTATCTGAGGAGATCTCCAGGACAAAAGAAGCTAGCTCGACATTTTGAAGACGACATCAAAAAAGGTCAAATCGATCAAGCCTTAAGCAAGGCTCGAAACATCTCCCAATCAAATGCATTGGGTTCAGTGGCCGTCGCAGGAATCCAATCGGCGATCAACCTGGGCGGAAAAGATGAAATTCATGCAAAGATGGAAGAAGTGCTTTCATCAGAAAATGCAAAACTCGAAAAGAGGACATCTTTATTGTCGATGATAGGAAACGTATCAACCCTCATTGGCCTCCTGGGTACAATTACAGGGATGATCAAATCGTTCTCAGCTGTGAGTTTAGCGAATGGAGCTGAAAAGGCGACAATTCTCTCAACAGGAATTTCGGAAGCAATGAACTGTACGGCCTATGGACTTGTCGTCGCCATCCCAGCTCTTGTCATGTATTCAGTGCTTTCTAACAGAACCAATGAGCTACAAGAGGATTTGAATCAGGCTTCTACGAAAGTTCTCAACTGGCTTTGCTATAGCTTCGAAAATGTACCGCGCGCTAAACGGAAATCTATATAG
- the arfB gene encoding aminoacyl-tRNA hydrolase, protein MTPFTWKRILDELDFRYSRSSGPGGQHVNKTESKAEVRWNLAKTHALTQFQKARALAELQTLIKKGEYIIFTSEEYRSREQNKEICISKLKKMIEKALSIPKKRIKTKPSKAVKTKRIESKKQRGEIKKTRKKYRY, encoded by the coding sequence GTGACTCCTTTCACATGGAAACGAATCTTGGACGAACTGGATTTTCGCTATAGCCGCAGCTCAGGTCCCGGCGGTCAGCACGTCAATAAAACTGAGTCAAAAGCTGAAGTCCGTTGGAATCTCGCGAAAACTCATGCGTTGACCCAATTCCAAAAGGCCAGAGCTCTCGCTGAGCTTCAAACCCTCATAAAAAAGGGAGAATACATTATTTTCACTTCAGAAGAGTATCGAAGCAGAGAACAGAACAAAGAAATCTGCATTTCAAAACTGAAGAAAATGATTGAGAAGGCCCTGTCTATTCCAAAAAAGAGAATAAAAACAAAGCCCTCAAAAGCTGTAAAAACAAAACGTATTGAATCTAAAAAACAGCGCGGTGAAATCAAAAAGACCCGCAAAAAATACAGATATTGA